One part of the Hydra vulgaris chromosome 01, alternate assembly HydraT2T_AEP genome encodes these proteins:
- the LOC100202566 gene encoding conserved oligomeric Golgi complex subunit 6 isoform X2, which yields MADIASDGNVSQSHLTKKLKRILDTRLESDKELLDALKALSSCFGENTLRARRDLRGDVEKRNLDACEKFEAQFREVKEKLDEISADINAMSSCCRDMTDRVKRSKESTAELIEKTTKLKVERKQIDLQSLLATSFIEHYQLKPNHIKVLRSSNDVTEEFFEALKRAKEIHSDCKLLLLSKQQTTGLEIMESMALYQETAYEKLYRWTQGECRNMTGDMPDVSGALCRAIEALQDRQVLLRYALDELGSARRSAVVRCFIDALTRGGPGSTPRPIELYSHDPVRYVGDILAWLHQAVAGEKELLHSLLRRTKINEHKILISDALNHIIDGVCRPFKVRIEQVITSEPGAPVLFRLTNLLKFYGTTLSGLFESNAALIVVTINEMMELSHQIFYSSLSMYGNKIADKIDIPPPDLSPSQPVIETLNLLKNVLSSHDSAISSLDERKDDYEKIYTTLLEPLLQCCVLNGKCLNMPDMSTYMLNCLYKMQVTLAVYEFSDLKIEMLLSQAAVHIETLTKEQANFILNRSGLGVIFNKINDISESNVLLSSQLDSSTISEAMASFDKYLSNPDSLNIPQMQLIHSTRIRDTICKQANDIVQAAYNKVYTEVTKNYSDILMTRTPEQLRLLLA from the exons ATGGCCGATATAGCATCTGATGGAAATGTCTCTCAGAGTCATTTAACTAAGAAACTCAAAAGAATATTGGATACTCGACTTGAAAGTGACaag GAGCTGTTAGATGCTTTAAAAGCTTTATCGTCTTGTTTTGGGGAAAACACTTTAAGAGCCAGGAGAGATCTCCGCGGAGATGTTGAGAAAAGAAATCTTGATGCATGTGAAAAGTTTGAAGCACAATTTAGAGAAGTTAAAGAA AAACTAGATGAAATAAGTGCAGATATCAATGCAATGAGCTCATGTTGCAGGGATATGACAGACAGAGTTAAA CGATCTAAAGAATCAACTGCTGAGCttattgaaaaaactacaaAGTTAAAAGTTGAAAG AAAACAAATTGACTTGCAATCGTTGCTCGCTACATCTTTTATTGAGCACTATCAGCTTAAACCAAATCATATTAAAGTTTTGcgttcttctaatgatgttaCTGAG GAGTTTTTTGAAGCTTTAAAAAGAGCAAAAGAAATACACAGCGACTGCAAGCTGCTTCTACTTtcaaaacaacaaacaacagG GCTAGAAATAATGGAATCTATGGCTTTATACCAAGAAACAGCATATGAAAAGCTATATCGGTGGACACAAG GTGAATGTCGAAATATGACTGGTGATATGCCAGATGTTAGTGGAGCACTATGTCGAGCAATTGAAGCTTTGCAAGATCGGCAAGTTTTGTTACGTTATGCTTTAGATGAGTTAGGTTCTGCACGTCGATCTGCAGTTGTTCGATGTTTTATTGATGCTTTGACTCGTGGtg GACCTGGTAGTACTCCTAGACCAATTGAACTATACTCTCATGATCCTGTGCG ATATGTTGGTGATATTTTAGCATGGTTACATCAAGCTGTGGCTGGTGAGAAAGAACTACTTCATAGCTTACTTCgcagaacaaaaataaatg aacataaaattttgatatcagATGCGCTAAACCACATTATAGATGGTGTTTGTCGACCTTTTAAA GTGCGTATTGAACAAGTAATAACATCTGAACCTGGTGCCCCTGTACTTTTTCGATTAACTAACTTGCTTAAATTTTATGGAACAACACTAAG tgGGCTGTTTGAGTCAAATGCTGCACTTATTGTGGTAACAATAAATGAAATGATGGAATTAAgtcatcaaattttttacagtAGTTTGTCCATGTATGGAAACAAAATAGCGGATAAA aTTGACATTCCTCCTCCTGATTTAAGCCCTTCTCAACCTGTCATAGAAACattgaatttgttaaaaaatgttctttcaAGTCATGACTCAGCTATTTCTTCATTAGATGAGCGAAAAGATGACTATGAAAAG ATATACACTACCTTATTGGAACCATTGTTGCAATGTTGTGTATTGAATGGAAAATGTTTAAACATGCCTGATATGTCTACATATATGCTGAATTGCTTGTATAAAATGCAGGTCACTTTAGCTGTTTATGAGTTTTCAGATCTAAAAATTGAAATGCTTTTATCACAG gcTGCTGTACATATAGAAACACTAACAAAAGAGCAAGCAAATTTCATACTCAATCGTTCTGGATTAGGTGTtatcttcaataaaattaaCGATATTTCAGAAAGCAAT gtCCTTTTATCAAGTCAGTTAGATTCATCAACAATATCTGAAGCAATG GCATCTTTTGACAAATATTTATCAAACCCTGATAGTTTGAATATACCCCAGATGCAACTTATCCATAGCACAAGGATCAG AGATACTATTTGCAAGCAGGCTAATGATATTGTACAAGCAGCCTACAACAAAGTTTATACAGAAGtcacaaaaaattattctgaTATTCTTATGACGCGAACACCTGAGCAACTAAGGCTTTTGTTAGCTTAA